In Planctomycetia bacterium, the following are encoded in one genomic region:
- the sucD gene encoding succinate--CoA ligase [ADP-forming] subunit alpha, protein MSILVNRDTRVICQGITGKVGEFHTRGCLDYGTRMVGGVTPGKGGETVADLPVFDTVAQARDATGANATMIFVPPAFAADAILEAVGAGIELVIAITEGIPVLDMARVLPVVKASGSRLIGPNCPGVITPGACKIGIMPGYIHTPGHVGVMSRSGTLTYEAVWQLTQLGHGQSTCVGLGGDPLVGSSFIDILELFEQDPDTHAILMMGEIGGSAEEEAAAYVKAHVTKPVAAFIAGRTAPPGKRMGHAGAIISGGKGTADAKVAALEDAGIEVAHSPADMAAALVRAIERRR, encoded by the coding sequence ATGAGCATCCTCGTCAATCGCGACACCCGCGTCATCTGTCAGGGCATCACCGGCAAGGTCGGGGAGTTCCACACCCGCGGCTGCCTCGACTATGGCACCCGCATGGTTGGCGGCGTCACGCCGGGCAAGGGCGGCGAGACGGTGGCCGACCTGCCGGTCTTCGACACCGTCGCCCAGGCCCGCGATGCCACCGGCGCCAACGCCACGATGATCTTCGTCCCGCCGGCGTTCGCGGCCGACGCGATCCTCGAGGCGGTCGGCGCGGGCATCGAACTGGTGATCGCGATCACCGAGGGAATCCCGGTGCTCGACATGGCCCGCGTCCTGCCGGTCGTCAAGGCCTCGGGGAGCCGGCTCATCGGCCCCAACTGCCCCGGCGTGATCACGCCGGGTGCGTGCAAGATCGGGATCATGCCCGGCTACATCCATACGCCCGGCCATGTCGGCGTGATGAGCCGCTCCGGCACGCTGACCTACGAGGCGGTCTGGCAGCTCACGCAGCTCGGCCACGGCCAGAGCACCTGCGTGGGGCTCGGCGGCGACCCGCTCGTCGGCTCGAGCTTCATCGACATCCTGGAATTGTTCGAGCAGGATCCCGACACGCACGCGATCCTGATGATGGGGGAGATCGGCGGCAGCGCCGAGGAGGAGGCGGCGGCCTACGTGAAGGCGCACGTCACGAAGCCTGTGGCGGCGTTCATCGCCGGCCGGACGGCGCCCCCGGGAAAGCGGATGGGGCATGCCGGGGCGATCATCTCCGGCGGCAAGGGGACGGCCGACGCCAAGGTCGCCGCCCTCGAGGATGCGGGCATCGAGGTCGCCCACAGCCCGGCCGACATGGCCGCGGCGCTGGTCCGGGCGATCGAGCGGCGCCGGTAG
- the sucC gene encoding succinate--CoA ligase [ADP-forming] subunit beta: protein MPVLDGRVARTPAEAAAAFTALGTPVCAVKAQIHAGGRGKGQVKGGTQRGVELAKSAADAERIAAGLLGKTLVTIQTGPDGQSVRQVFVESGCAIDRELYCAVLVDRRVGSPVLIASTAGGVNIEEVAAETPELILSEPFDPDRGLAPWQTRVLAAKLGLPAASWRHADAFFRRLCKAFVDLDASLLEINPLVLTKEGGLVALDAKMTFDDNALFRHKDVAALRDEAEEEPAETRAAAAGLSYVKLDGTIGCLVNGAGLAMSTMDLVKFHGGEPANFLDVGGGADVKAVTEAFRIILSDTNVKAILVNIFGGIMRCTTIATALVEASKTVGFSVPLVVRLEGTEVAEGKKILAASGTAIITADGLTDAAQKVVAASKA from the coding sequence GTGCCTGTGCTCGACGGCCGCGTCGCCCGCACGCCCGCCGAGGCGGCAGCCGCCTTCACTGCGCTCGGCACGCCCGTCTGCGCGGTCAAGGCGCAGATCCATGCCGGCGGCCGCGGCAAGGGGCAGGTGAAGGGGGGCACGCAACGCGGCGTGGAGTTGGCGAAGTCGGCCGCAGACGCCGAGCGGATCGCCGCCGGCCTGCTCGGCAAGACGCTGGTCACGATCCAGACCGGGCCCGATGGCCAGTCGGTCCGGCAGGTGTTCGTCGAGAGCGGCTGCGCGATCGACCGCGAGCTCTACTGCGCCGTGCTCGTCGATCGGCGGGTCGGTTCGCCGGTGCTCATCGCCAGCACCGCCGGCGGCGTCAACATCGAGGAGGTGGCGGCGGAGACGCCCGAACTGATCCTCTCCGAGCCCTTCGACCCCGACCGCGGCCTCGCCCCCTGGCAGACCCGGGTTCTGGCCGCGAAGCTCGGCCTGCCGGCGGCCAGCTGGCGGCACGCCGACGCCTTCTTCCGCCGCCTCTGCAAGGCGTTCGTCGATCTCGACGCGTCGCTCCTCGAGATCAACCCGCTCGTGCTCACGAAGGAGGGCGGCCTCGTCGCCCTCGACGCCAAGATGACGTTCGACGACAACGCCCTGTTCCGCCACAAGGACGTCGCTGCCCTTCGGGACGAGGCGGAGGAGGAGCCGGCCGAAACCCGGGCCGCGGCCGCCGGGCTGTCCTACGTCAAGCTCGACGGCACAATCGGCTGCCTCGTCAACGGTGCCGGTCTCGCCATGAGCACGATGGATCTCGTCAAGTTTCACGGCGGGGAGCCGGCCAACTTCCTCGACGTCGGCGGAGGCGCCGACGTGAAGGCGGTCACCGAGGCGTTCCGGATCATCCTCTCTGACACGAACGTCAAGGCGATCCTCGTCAACATCTTCGGCGGCATCATGCGCTGCACGACGATCGCCACGGCGCTGGTCGAGGCCTCGAAGACGGTCGGCTTCAGCGTGCCGCTGGTCGTCCGTTTGGAGGGCACCGAGGTCGCCGAAGGGAAGAAGATCCTCGCCGCCAGCGGCACCGCGATCATCACCGCCGACGGCCTCACCGACGCCGCGCAGAAGGTCGTCGCCGCCAGCAAGGCCTGA
- a CDS encoding UDP-glucose 4-epimerase: MKILVTGGAGFIGSHIVDALMAAGHSAAVIDDLSSGSRDNLPADVPLHVADIIDATAVARVVAAEHPDAICHQAAQMSVSRSVREPLFDAQVNCIGLINVLDAAVRVGCKRFVFASSGGVLYGDVTAPAPEDTPADPVSPYGITKWVGERYLKFYAAEHGLAAVALRYSNVYGPRQNPHGEAGVVAIFSKTMLAGTPATINGDGRYIRDYVYGPDVARANLAALTADIPEVRAGTLTSLNIGTGIGTDVNELEAELRATVGSIRSARGQPLPPAPLHGPARPGDLRSNLVAAARAGTILGWRPAVSLPEGLGLTARWFAEQAAG, encoded by the coding sequence ATGAAAATTCTCGTCACCGGCGGTGCCGGTTTCATCGGCAGCCACATCGTCGATGCCCTGATGGCGGCCGGCCACTCGGCGGCCGTTATCGACGACCTGTCGAGCGGATCGCGGGACAACCTGCCCGCCGACGTGCCGCTGCACGTGGCCGACATCATCGATGCGACGGCGGTGGCCCGGGTGGTCGCGGCGGAGCATCCCGACGCGATCTGTCACCAGGCGGCACAGATGTCGGTGAGCCGATCGGTCCGCGAGCCGCTGTTCGACGCCCAGGTCAACTGCATCGGCCTGATCAACGTCCTCGACGCGGCCGTGCGGGTGGGCTGCAAACGGTTCGTCTTCGCCTCCTCCGGCGGCGTGCTCTACGGCGACGTCACGGCGCCGGCGCCGGAGGATACGCCGGCCGATCCGGTCAGTCCCTACGGAATCACGAAGTGGGTCGGCGAACGGTATCTGAAATTCTATGCCGCCGAACACGGCCTCGCCGCGGTCGCCCTGCGCTACTCCAACGTCTACGGGCCGCGGCAGAATCCGCATGGCGAGGCGGGGGTCGTCGCCATCTTCTCGAAGACGATGCTGGCGGGAACGCCGGCCACGATCAATGGCGACGGACGCTACATCCGCGACTACGTCTACGGTCCGGACGTGGCCCGCGCCAACCTCGCCGCACTGACGGCCGACATTCCCGAGGTCCGTGCGGGCACGCTCACGAGCCTCAACATCGGCACCGGCATCGGCACCGACGTCAACGAACTGGAAGCGGAACTGCGTGCGACCGTGGGTTCGATCCGGTCCGCCCGCGGGCAGCCGCTGCCGCCGGCGCCGCTGCACGGCCCGGCGCGACCCGGCGACCTGCGGTCGAACCTCGTCGCTGCGGCGCGGGCGGGGACGATCCTCGGCTGGCGGCCGGCGGTGTCGCTCCCCGAGGGGCTGGGGCTCACAGCCCGCTGGTTCGCGGAGCAAGCGGCCGGCTGA
- the gmd gene encoding GDP-mannose 4,6-dehydratase, translating into MKSIPASPAPARPAVDPAGVVSPRTALICGVGGQDGAYLAAHLLELGYRVAGTSRDAQASSFSGLVRLGIRDRVTVESMTLVDFRSTMQAIARHRPDEIYNLAGQTSVGLSFSQPVETFESIVIGTVNLLEAIRMLGRPIRLYNAGSSEMFGDTGMEPASERTVLRPCSPYGIAKATSFWQVAQYRQAYGIAACTGILFNHESPLRPERFVTQKIVAGACRIARGEEQTLSLGDLSVHRDWGWAPEYVVAMHRMLQLETLEDFVIATGRTSSLEEFVGAAFAAVGLDWRRHVVRDPGLVRPSEIGCGRADTSRAAERLGWTAHHVMPDVVRMMVEARLAGQQALPRRAA; encoded by the coding sequence ATGAAATCGATTCCCGCCTCTCCTGCCCCAGCCCGACCGGCGGTCGATCCGGCCGGCGTCGTCAGCCCGCGGACCGCGCTCATCTGCGGCGTCGGCGGCCAGGACGGCGCTTACCTCGCGGCGCACCTTTTGGAACTCGGATACCGGGTCGCGGGGACCAGTCGCGACGCGCAGGCGAGCAGCTTCTCCGGGCTCGTGCGGCTGGGCATCCGCGACCGCGTCACGGTCGAGTCGATGACGCTCGTCGACTTCCGCTCCACCATGCAGGCCATCGCCCGGCACCGCCCCGACGAGATCTACAACCTCGCCGGGCAGACGTCGGTCGGGCTGTCATTCAGCCAGCCGGTGGAGACGTTCGAGAGCATCGTCATCGGCACCGTCAACCTGCTGGAGGCGATCCGCATGCTGGGGCGGCCGATCCGCCTCTACAACGCCGGCAGTTCGGAGATGTTCGGTGATACGGGGATGGAGCCGGCCAGCGAGCGGACGGTGCTTCGCCCCTGCAGCCCGTACGGCATCGCCAAGGCGACCTCCTTCTGGCAGGTGGCCCAGTATCGGCAGGCCTACGGGATCGCCGCCTGCACCGGCATCCTCTTCAATCACGAGAGCCCGCTCCGCCCCGAGCGGTTCGTGACCCAGAAGATCGTGGCCGGCGCCTGCCGGATCGCCCGCGGCGAGGAGCAGACGCTCAGTCTCGGCGATCTCTCCGTGCACCGCGACTGGGGCTGGGCTCCGGAGTACGTCGTGGCCATGCACCGCATGCTGCAGCTGGAGACGCTGGAGGACTTCGTGATCGCCACCGGGCGGACCTCCAGCCTGGAGGAATTCGTCGGCGCCGCCTTCGCCGCCGTCGGGCTCGACTGGCGCCGGCACGTGGTCCGCGATCCGGGCCTGGTGCGGCCGAGCGAGATCGGCTGCGGCCGCGCCGACACCTCCCGCGCGGCGGAGCGGCTCGGCTGGACGGCGCATCACGTGATGCCGGACGTGGTGCGGATGATGGTCGAAGCCCGCCTCGCCGGTCAGCAGGCGCTTCCGCGCCGGGCAGCCTGA
- the ffh gene encoding signal recognition particle protein yields the protein MFEALTASLSSALAGLRGRGKLTEANMREGLGQVRTALLEADVAYDVVEGFLSRVAAEAVGSKVMESLDPAQQLVGIVHRELVGLMGPVDHSLHFQPGQTTVLMLCGLQGSGKTTSCAKLARRIKEQGRNVMLVAADLQRPAAIEQLCVLGRQLGVTVHAPADMPGGSSDPVAVCTAGVARAKKEGASVVILDTAGRLAIDEPLMQELARIDRSVGPDQVYLVVDAMTGQDAIRSAKAFHDALELDGVIMTKLDGDARGGAALSVKSVTGVPIKFIGTGEQVDALEEFHPDRMAGRILGMGDVVTLVEEAQRKFDQEEMKRQEERLKAGEFTLDDFKATLAQTRRLGPLGKVLGMIPGMGGMQEMLAGADLEKDMNRLFGIIDSMTPEERRAPRLVDQSRRRRIAVGAGVDPHEVSELVKQFDGMAAMMKGMAGLGMRERMQQVQRLQSQITNPSARLARPKGDTGKRLTADERRKQKKQREKEARRRKRGAGD from the coding sequence ATGTTCGAAGCGCTGACAGCCTCCCTTTCCTCGGCCCTCGCCGGCCTGCGCGGCCGCGGCAAACTGACCGAAGCCAACATGCGCGAGGGCCTCGGGCAGGTTCGCACCGCGCTCTTGGAGGCCGACGTCGCCTACGACGTCGTCGAGGGGTTCCTGTCGCGGGTCGCCGCCGAGGCCGTCGGTTCGAAGGTGATGGAGTCGCTCGACCCCGCCCAGCAGCTCGTGGGCATCGTCCACCGCGAACTCGTCGGCCTGATGGGGCCGGTCGACCATTCGCTCCACTTCCAGCCCGGCCAGACCACCGTCCTCATGCTCTGCGGCCTGCAGGGCTCCGGCAAGACGACCTCCTGCGCCAAGCTCGCCCGGCGGATCAAGGAGCAGGGCCGCAACGTGATGCTCGTCGCCGCCGACCTGCAGCGGCCCGCCGCCATCGAGCAGCTCTGCGTGCTCGGCCGGCAGCTCGGCGTCACCGTGCACGCGCCGGCCGACATGCCGGGCGGATCGTCCGACCCGGTCGCCGTCTGCACGGCCGGCGTCGCGCGGGCGAAGAAGGAGGGGGCGTCGGTCGTGATCCTCGACACGGCCGGCCGGCTGGCGATCGACGAGCCGCTGATGCAGGAGCTGGCCCGCATCGATCGCAGCGTCGGGCCGGACCAGGTGTACCTCGTCGTCGACGCGATGACCGGCCAGGACGCCATCCGCAGCGCCAAGGCGTTCCACGACGCCCTCGAGCTCGACGGCGTCATCATGACCAAGCTCGACGGCGATGCCCGCGGCGGCGCGGCCCTGTCGGTGAAGAGCGTCACCGGGGTGCCGATCAAGTTCATCGGCACCGGCGAGCAGGTCGACGCGCTGGAGGAGTTCCACCCCGACCGGATGGCGGGCCGGATCCTCGGCATGGGGGACGTCGTGACCCTCGTCGAGGAGGCGCAGCGGAAGTTCGACCAGGAGGAAATGAAGCGGCAGGAGGAGCGGCTCAAGGCGGGCGAGTTCACGCTCGACGACTTCAAGGCCACGCTCGCGCAGACCCGCCGCCTCGGTCCCCTCGGCAAGGTGCTGGGGATGATTCCCGGCATGGGGGGCATGCAGGAGATGCTCGCCGGTGCCGACCTGGAGAAAGACATGAACCGGCTGTTCGGGATCATCGACTCGATGACGCCCGAGGAGCGTCGCGCCCCGCGGCTGGTCGACCAGTCGCGCCGCCGGCGGATCGCCGTCGGTGCCGGCGTCGATCCGCACGAGGTCAGCGAACTCGTCAAGCAGTTCGACGGCATGGCCGCGATGATGAAGGGCATGGCGGGCCTGGGCATGCGCGAGCGGATGCAGCAGGTGCAGCGGCTCCAGTCCCAGATCACGAACCCCTCCGCCCGGCTGGCCCGGCCCAAGGGGGACACCGGCAAGCGGCTCACCGCCGACGAGCGTCGGAAGCAGAAGAAGCAGCGCGAGAAGGAGGCCCGGCGGCGGAAGCGCGGGGCCGGCGACTGA
- the trmD gene encoding tRNA (guanine-N(1)-)-methyltransferase yields the protein MRIDIVTLFPEMFASFLDGSLLGAARRAGILDVRLRNFRDFAPGAHRQVDDRPFGGGPGMLLMPGPVVECVEAVQQDGERPGHVVMLTPGGRRLDQGLVEELARRERLVLVCGRYEGFDARVRESLGAEEISIGDYVLSGGEVAAMVIVDAVSRLVPGVLGDEESARQDSFSGAERLVEGPQYTRPREFRGLEVPEILLSGDHRRIAAWRHEQAVAATRRRDVVPGQHSVHHSAQPQRSAS from the coding sequence ATGCGCATCGACATCGTCACCCTGTTCCCCGAGATGTTCGCAAGCTTCCTCGACGGCAGCCTGCTCGGGGCGGCGCGCCGGGCGGGGATCCTCGATGTCCGGCTGCGGAACTTCCGCGACTTCGCCCCCGGTGCGCATCGCCAGGTCGACGATCGCCCCTTCGGCGGCGGCCCCGGCATGCTGCTCATGCCCGGGCCCGTCGTGGAGTGCGTCGAGGCGGTGCAGCAGGATGGCGAGCGGCCCGGGCACGTCGTCATGCTCACGCCCGGCGGCCGACGGCTCGATCAGGGGCTCGTCGAGGAACTCGCCCGCCGCGAGCGGCTCGTGCTCGTCTGCGGGCGCTACGAGGGCTTCGACGCCCGGGTTCGCGAGTCGCTCGGGGCCGAGGAGATCTCGATCGGCGACTACGTGCTGTCCGGCGGCGAGGTGGCCGCGATGGTGATCGTGGACGCCGTGTCGCGGCTCGTGCCGGGCGTGCTCGGTGACGAGGAGAGCGCCCGACAGGATTCCTTCTCCGGTGCCGAACGGCTCGTGGAAGGTCCGCAGTACACGCGGCCGCGGGAGTTCCGCGGTCTCGAGGTTCCCGAGATCCTGCTCTCGGGGGATCATCGCCGGATCGCCGCCTGGCGGCACGAGCAGGCGGTCGCCGCCACCCGTCGCCGGGACGTCGTCCCGGGCCAGCATTCCGTCCACCATTCCGCCCAGCCCCAGAGGAGCGCGTCATGA